A window of the Bacillus sp. A301a_S52 genome harbors these coding sequences:
- a CDS encoding transglutaminase domain-containing protein yields MQIWRSLFILFLNVVIGGMLVGCSQSVDTHENNDNDVLLEINDDLIKRQEQHEEGNIWLMEYAHEVGFSLDTPVIEGTEVNTTLEIKGSIEEADKLIDDHIYLQIAYEGEFEDNIPNVFYYFIPLEEGHFSGEVALHHGEGEYNVRLHVPSYEKSERESYYAVTSFNVVNKDKEIAREIEYTRFGTKQGIELAFPEVGLSDEAGSIYVSGEVPKDYTGDMVFVHVEQGSQNERVILPVKERQFSGDIPLYFGEGVHLIKVQTMAEEDELYYDAATFYVTNQTAVEYTRTTHFNQYVERGVTIDKPALTTELAHSGLTYSISGEIDETVPGADEISHIIVTTLKEEDGEELEAGYVLPVEDYSFAGDIFFRFGEGSYDVILNVPERDQQDQSMFYYSGVMKVTHEVNDVDDKRSTLPSRGIESDDPLIIEKANAITDGIEDEREIAKAVYEFVATHVDYDVEKMEQDTFNISDSAVKTLKAGTGVCQDYAFLTVALLRSIGMEANYIEGDAGLRHAWVEVKVDGEWLTMDPTWGAGYVVDGEFIEHYRIDYFDPDPDVFAETHTRKGVLY; encoded by the coding sequence ATGCAGATATGGCGCTCATTATTTATACTCTTTCTGAATGTTGTCATAGGGGGCATGTTAGTTGGCTGTTCTCAGTCAGTAGATACACATGAGAATAATGATAATGATGTTCTACTAGAAATTAACGATGACCTAATAAAACGTCAAGAACAGCATGAAGAAGGCAATATATGGCTTATGGAGTATGCTCATGAGGTTGGATTCTCTCTGGATACCCCTGTAATAGAAGGAACTGAAGTTAATACTACTTTGGAGATTAAAGGAAGTATTGAAGAGGCAGATAAATTAATTGATGATCATATTTATTTGCAAATTGCTTATGAAGGTGAGTTTGAAGACAATATTCCGAATGTGTTTTATTATTTTATCCCATTAGAAGAGGGACATTTTTCCGGTGAAGTGGCACTTCATCATGGGGAAGGGGAATATAATGTCCGTCTTCATGTACCTAGTTATGAGAAAAGCGAGAGAGAGTCCTACTACGCAGTTACGTCATTTAATGTTGTAAATAAGGATAAAGAGATTGCTAGGGAAATAGAGTATACACGATTCGGAACGAAACAAGGAATAGAGCTAGCTTTTCCTGAGGTAGGTTTAAGTGACGAGGCTGGCTCTATCTATGTCTCTGGAGAAGTGCCTAAAGATTACACCGGTGATATGGTTTTTGTCCACGTGGAACAAGGTTCTCAAAACGAGCGAGTTATCCTTCCTGTTAAAGAACGGCAATTTTCCGGCGATATTCCGCTCTACTTCGGTGAGGGCGTGCACTTAATTAAAGTACAGACGATGGCTGAGGAAGATGAACTCTATTATGATGCCGCTACATTCTATGTGACTAATCAAACAGCTGTTGAGTATACTCGTACGACGCATTTCAATCAGTATGTGGAACGGGGAGTGACAATAGACAAACCGGCACTGACTACCGAATTAGCGCATAGTGGGCTAACCTACTCTATTAGTGGAGAGATTGATGAAACAGTTCCTGGTGCAGATGAGATTTCTCATATTATTGTTACTACACTAAAAGAGGAAGATGGGGAGGAATTAGAAGCGGGCTATGTCCTCCCTGTCGAGGATTACAGCTTTGCTGGCGATATCTTTTTTCGATTTGGTGAAGGTTCATACGACGTAATTTTAAATGTGCCTGAACGTGATCAACAAGATCAATCAATGTTTTACTATAGTGGTGTCATGAAAGTGACTCATGAGGTTAACGATGTAGACGATAAGCGTAGTACCCTGCCTTCGAGAGGAATTGAGTCGGATGACCCGTTGATTATAGAAAAAGCCAATGCTATTACAGACGGCATTGAGGATGAACGGGAAATAGCGAAAGCTGTCTATGAATTCGTGGCCACCCATGTGGACTATGATGTAGAGAAAATGGAGCAAGATACTTTCAATATTAGTGATAGTGCAGTCAAAACGTTAAAAGCGGGAACTGGTGTATGCCAAGATTACGCTTTTCTAACGGTTGCGTTACTAAGATCGATTGGCATGGAAGCCAACTATATTGAGGGGGATGCAGGTCTGAGACATGCATGGGTCGAAGTGAAGGTGGATGGGGAATGGCTGACTATGGATCCTACATGGGGAGCTGGTTATGTCGTCGATGGCGAATTTATTGAACATTACCGGATAGATTACTTTGACCCTGATCCTGATGTGTTTGCTGAAACGCATACACGGAAAGGCGTTTTATATTAG
- the modB gene encoding molybdate ABC transporter permease subunit, with amino-acid sequence MSMQQFLTPVVISGQVILVASTLSFVSALLAAWFMKGKSFRGRSLIETGMMLPLVLPPTVVGFGLLVIFGGQSWIGQAFEWLFSTRIVFSYWAAVIAAAVVAFPLIYQTLINAFENVDAELEQAARQMGANEKQLFMYVTFPLAWRSVVTAYMLGFARGLGEFGATIMFAGNIPGQTQTMPTAIYSAVQAGQTELAYYWVVALILFSFGLLSLVLRLRAKE; translated from the coding sequence ATGTCTATGCAACAGTTTCTAACACCGGTTGTTATATCAGGACAGGTCATTTTAGTCGCAAGTACTCTCTCTTTTGTTTCAGCATTATTAGCAGCATGGTTCATGAAGGGCAAATCTTTTCGAGGGCGTAGTCTCATTGAAACAGGGATGATGCTTCCGCTTGTACTACCGCCAACGGTAGTCGGTTTTGGATTGCTAGTGATCTTTGGAGGACAAAGTTGGATAGGACAAGCGTTTGAATGGTTATTTTCGACGCGGATCGTTTTTTCGTATTGGGCTGCTGTGATTGCTGCGGCTGTAGTGGCCTTTCCATTAATCTACCAAACGTTAATTAATGCTTTTGAAAATGTTGATGCAGAATTAGAGCAGGCTGCAAGACAAATGGGAGCTAATGAAAAACAACTTTTCATGTACGTCACCTTTCCTCTTGCATGGCGGTCAGTTGTCACAGCTTATATGCTGGGTTTTGCGAGAGGCTTAGGGGAATTTGGAGCTACTATCATGTTTGCCGGCAATATACCTGGCCAAACTCAGACGATGCCAACGGCCATTTATTCGGCAGTACAAGCTGGTCAGACGGAGCTCGCTTATTATTGGGTAGTAGCACTCATTCTATTTTCATTTGGATTACTTAGTCTAGTGTTACGTTTAAGAGCAAAAGAATGA
- a CDS encoding LysM peptidoglycan-binding domain-containing protein, whose translation MNQDLQLISRTRKERITSAREIAKKKRKFKRNGRVLAGTMAAGVLLSGIKGAEVTATERTYNVQQGDTLYSLAQRYQVTVEQLKNINGLTSDLIYTGSLLTVPGEHVTRGKAINIKRGDTLYSIARRYGLTVEDLQLANSLKSDRINEGQKLIVPGKSSSGSTTWVTEYTISRGDTLFSLAKKYDTTVNELKKNNGLSSDSIYVGQTIFVPGSAEPDREESVPKKPEAPKETTVHIVQTGDTLFSLAKRYGMTVDEIKQLNYLASHNIYVGQKLTLTGTHEVETPSEQVTKAIYTIAPGETLWSVAQRLNLTVDEIKAWNSMKDDYVIIGQEIVIESSDLVKATAIVTGAADKSSVEFEVNGETKVLTVPFNTADMFEQIAGQEVTIIYQEKRRPALVSIEN comes from the coding sequence ATGAACCAGGACTTGCAGCTTATTAGTCGGACTAGAAAAGAACGTATTACGTCAGCACGAGAAATAGCGAAGAAAAAAAGAAAGTTCAAGCGGAATGGTCGTGTACTTGCTGGCACAATGGCGGCTGGCGTGTTGTTAAGTGGTATAAAAGGGGCGGAAGTGACAGCAACTGAACGGACTTATAACGTCCAGCAGGGAGACACGCTTTACAGTCTTGCGCAAAGGTACCAAGTGACGGTAGAGCAATTGAAAAATATAAATGGCCTTACATCAGATTTAATATATACAGGTTCACTATTAACGGTCCCAGGAGAGCACGTTACAAGAGGGAAAGCTATTAATATTAAAAGAGGGGATACATTATACAGCATCGCGCGTCGTTATGGTTTAACTGTCGAGGACTTACAATTAGCTAATAGCCTTAAGTCAGATCGTATTAACGAGGGACAAAAACTGATTGTACCAGGCAAAAGCAGCTCTGGATCAACGACGTGGGTGACAGAATACACAATCTCACGAGGCGATACATTGTTTTCGCTTGCCAAAAAGTATGATACAACTGTCAATGAACTTAAAAAAAATAATGGCTTATCCTCTGATAGTATTTATGTAGGACAAACTATTTTTGTGCCGGGAAGTGCAGAGCCAGATCGTGAAGAATCGGTCCCTAAAAAACCGGAGGCACCGAAGGAAACGACTGTACATATTGTCCAAACCGGTGATACATTATTCAGTCTAGCGAAAAGATATGGGATGACAGTTGACGAGATTAAGCAGCTCAATTATTTGGCATCTCATAATATTTATGTAGGACAAAAGTTGACGTTAACAGGCACTCATGAAGTAGAAACCCCATCGGAACAAGTGACGAAAGCGATATATACGATTGCACCAGGGGAAACACTATGGAGCGTGGCTCAAAGACTAAATTTAACAGTCGATGAAATTAAAGCTTGGAATAGTATGAAAGATGATTATGTTATTATTGGACAGGAAATTGTTATAGAAAGCTCAGACCTTGTGAAGGCAACCGCGATTGTAACGGGAGCTGCCGATAAATCGTCAGTAGAATTTGAGGTAAATGGGGAGACGAAAGTCCTGACAGTTCCATTTAATACGGCTGACATGTTTGAACAAATTGCTGGGCAAGAAGTTACAATTATTTATCAAGAGAAGCGTCGACCAGCACTTGTATCAATTGAGAACTAA
- the modA gene encoding molybdate ABC transporter substrate-binding protein — MLKKVFTTACLLGTTLTISGCHVDEGKEEIYVLTAASMTEAMEEIKQLYEKEHEGVTLVPSYGSSGQLKDQIIHGAPAHLFLPAALTWMEELDQESVVLEYAPLLENELVLITGNHIETDMTTLEELVTDDIASVAMGHPDLVPAGNYAMQALEERELYDALSDKIIYASNVREVLTYIETGNADAGLVYKTEAHSSDNVNIVTTADGHDSILYPVGLLVDAAEVTEARDFYKWLQTEEALTIFESYGFGVR; from the coding sequence GTGTTAAAAAAAGTATTTACGACTGCCTGTCTTTTAGGCACAACTCTTACTATAAGTGGCTGTCATGTGGATGAAGGAAAAGAAGAAATTTATGTTTTAACAGCGGCAAGTATGACTGAGGCCATGGAAGAAATAAAGCAGCTTTATGAAAAAGAACATGAAGGTGTGACACTTGTTCCATCTTACGGAAGTTCAGGTCAATTAAAGGATCAGATAATTCACGGGGCTCCGGCACATCTATTCTTACCAGCTGCACTCACTTGGATGGAAGAGTTAGATCAAGAAAGTGTTGTGCTAGAGTATGCCCCTTTACTAGAAAATGAGCTAGTTTTGATCACAGGCAATCATATAGAAACGGACATGACCACGCTAGAAGAGCTGGTGACTGATGATATTGCTAGTGTGGCAATGGGTCATCCTGATTTAGTTCCTGCTGGAAATTACGCCATGCAAGCGCTGGAAGAGCGAGAACTATATGATGCTCTCTCAGACAAAATCATTTATGCTTCAAATGTGAGAGAAGTGCTGACATACATTGAAACTGGAAACGCAGATGCCGGACTCGTGTATAAGACAGAGGCACATTCATCGGATAATGTAAACATCGTGACAACAGCGGATGGACATGATTCGATTTTATACCCAGTAGGCCTACTTGTGGATGCTGCCGAAGTAACAGAAGCGCGGGATTTCTATAAGTGGCTTCAAACTGAAGAAGCACTCACTATATTTGAGTCATATGGATTTGGTGTACGTTAG
- a CDS encoding acyl-CoA thioesterase, with amino-acid sequence MKEKACRDSKVIKTGRVFPQDTNNHNTLFGGKLMRDIDDVASISAARHSRTECVTASTDSVDFLSPIRPTDSVCLESHVTWTGTSSMEVFVKVVAEDLLTGKRTLAATSFLTFVALNNKGTPAEVPKVVPQTKEEIYLHETAPARIQRRKERRKQSKELATILSELKPWDTPIS; translated from the coding sequence ATGAAAGAAAAAGCATGTCGCGATTCAAAGGTAATTAAAACCGGAAGGGTATTCCCCCAGGATACGAACAATCACAATACACTTTTTGGCGGTAAATTAATGAGGGATATTGATGATGTAGCTTCTATATCCGCTGCACGCCATTCCCGAACAGAATGTGTGACAGCTTCTACAGATTCTGTGGACTTTCTGTCTCCTATTCGACCAACTGACTCTGTTTGTCTCGAATCTCATGTAACGTGGACAGGGACAAGCTCCATGGAGGTCTTTGTTAAAGTCGTTGCTGAAGATCTTCTAACTGGTAAACGTACATTAGCTGCAACTAGTTTCTTAACATTTGTAGCTTTAAATAACAAAGGTACACCTGCGGAGGTTCCAAAAGTTGTACCACAAACAAAAGAAGAAATTTATTTACACGAAACTGCGCCTGCCAGAATTCAGCGTCGAAAAGAAAGAAGGAAGCAAAGTAAAGAGCTCGCGACAATTTTATCAGAATTAAAACCTTGGGATACCCCTATTAGTTAA
- a CDS encoding diguanylate cyclase, producing the protein MHWTDIYPYYLLLMGFFSFMLAILTLRYPRTPGRFYFASLLFLSFLLVTLTAAELYHSSYTVMLWLRNSQQIPIFLSAILLLALVRSYLGKPEKTTARIVIVLSLPVIVYFSLIITDHHHHVMRTWVDITEIGSLTEINVNPTFINLMFIAYYQFVAMSAVVVLLLNIRMFSEKLRRKFVFMFTGISIPVWLPALSMILPIKIPGTMSVSYTLAGLFVFIAFFRYQIMSVWPIAKERIFEQMSDGIVLSDSYNRIVDINPAGETVLHLINPDKTTHSWIGEYLPSLLANYPTLINNYINNKDLADEIEIVGESTKTFYLVRFHPIRHSGKEEEAILTIFTDVTTKKMFENELLEKATTDYLTGLHNRRHFVDLFECFNKVKGKGSGKSKVALLLLDIDDFKIINDTYGHQMGDDVLVAFSERLRDFFSNGAAIGRIGGEEFAVCLIDKEDDEIIILAQMFRDDLVNTPLHLKGHEELPVRVSIGMVTAYKGSKTFEWMHKAADEALYKAKNSGKNQVIPYMEKETIY; encoded by the coding sequence TTGCATTGGACTGATATTTATCCGTATTACTTGCTTCTTATGGGATTTTTTTCGTTCATGCTTGCCATCTTGACATTAAGATATCCCCGAACTCCTGGTAGATTTTATTTTGCATCGTTATTATTCTTATCATTTTTGCTCGTTACATTAACTGCCGCTGAGCTTTATCACTCATCGTATACAGTCATGTTATGGCTTAGAAATAGTCAGCAGATTCCTATTTTTTTAAGCGCCATATTACTCCTCGCTTTAGTCAGAAGTTACTTAGGGAAGCCAGAAAAAACGACAGCTCGCATTGTCATTGTCCTTTCCTTACCGGTCATTGTGTATTTTTCACTTATAATCACCGATCATCATCATCATGTTATGAGAACATGGGTTGATATCACCGAAATAGGCTCTTTAACTGAAATAAACGTTAACCCTACTTTTATAAATTTAATGTTTATTGCATACTATCAGTTTGTGGCTATGTCGGCGGTCGTTGTTCTTCTATTAAATATTAGAATGTTTTCTGAGAAATTAAGAAGAAAATTTGTGTTTATGTTTACAGGAATTAGTATTCCAGTTTGGCTGCCTGCCTTAAGCATGATTCTCCCAATTAAAATCCCTGGGACGATGTCTGTCTCCTATACGTTGGCAGGTTTGTTTGTTTTTATAGCATTTTTTCGCTATCAAATTATGTCGGTTTGGCCGATTGCGAAAGAGAGAATTTTTGAACAAATGAGTGATGGGATTGTGCTTTCTGATAGCTATAACAGAATTGTGGATATTAACCCAGCAGGAGAAACAGTGTTACACTTAATTAATCCTGATAAAACAACTCATTCTTGGATAGGTGAATATTTGCCTTCCCTTTTGGCGAATTACCCAACTCTTATTAATAATTATATTAATAATAAAGATTTGGCTGATGAGATAGAAATTGTGGGAGAATCGACAAAGACATTTTACTTAGTACGATTCCACCCCATTCGTCATTCAGGGAAGGAAGAGGAAGCGATACTCACCATATTCACAGATGTTACAACTAAAAAAATGTTTGAGAATGAATTGTTAGAAAAGGCGACGACAGATTATTTAACGGGGCTTCATAATCGACGTCATTTTGTAGATTTGTTTGAGTGTTTTAATAAAGTTAAAGGAAAGGGGAGCGGAAAAAGTAAAGTAGCGTTATTGTTACTTGACATTGATGATTTTAAAATTATTAATGATACATATGGCCATCAAATGGGTGATGACGTACTCGTTGCTTTTTCAGAAAGGCTAAGAGACTTCTTTTCGAATGGTGCTGCAATCGGAAGAATCGGAGGAGAAGAGTTTGCTGTTTGTCTTATTGACAAAGAAGATGACGAGATAATCATTCTTGCACAAATGTTTAGAGATGATTTAGTAAACACGCCACTCCACCTAAAGGGACATGAGGAGTTGCCGGTGCGGGTTAGTATAGGAATGGTCACAGCGTATAAGGGCAGCAAGACATTTGAGTGGATGCATAAAGCAGCTGATGAAGCGCTATATAAAGCAAAAAATAGTGGGAAAAATCAAGTCATACCGTACATGGAAAAGGAAACAATTTATTAG
- a CDS encoding DUF4870 domain-containing protein, giving the protein MSEQQSYSSTGLTNNIGGLLAYSLTFITGIIFIVIEKENKFIRFHAMQSIMTFVPLYIVTAFGGLIPFAGLLFSFLTGMLMLIFWILGMFRAYKGEIYKFPIVGNIAAKQLD; this is encoded by the coding sequence ATGTCAGAACAACAGTCATATTCTTCTACAGGGCTTACAAATAATATCGGTGGCTTACTTGCCTACTCCCTCACTTTCATAACAGGTATTATTTTTATTGTCATTGAAAAGGAAAATAAATTTATTCGCTTTCATGCTATGCAGTCTATCATGACATTCGTCCCGTTATATATTGTTACAGCCTTCGGCGGCTTAATACCTTTCGCCGGACTACTCTTCAGTTTCTTGACAGGAATGTTGATGCTTATTTTTTGGATTCTAGGGATGTTTAGAGCCTATAAAGGGGAAATTTATAAGTTTCCTATTGTCGGAAATATTGCCGCTAAACAACTCGACTAG
- a CDS encoding ABC transporter permease: MLVYTIRRILQTIPVLIGVSLVVFFMMHLIPGDPAQIIAGEQANEEQVEQMRERLGLNDPYYVQYGNFITNAVQGDFGNSIRSGRSVSGEISSRIWVTVELAFYSTVLSIFLGLIAGIVSATRRNSISDMFIMIFALFGLSMPNFWLGLMLIQYISLNFEAIPVSGWGTPQHILLPVITLGTAGAAIIARMTRSSMLEIINQDYIRTARAKGVKERLVIYKHALRNALIPVVTVVGLQFGALLGGAVLTETVFAINGLGRLVVDAINARDFPIVQGTVLVLSLLFVLVNFLVDISYRFLNKRVELD, from the coding sequence ATGTTGGTATATACTATTAGACGTATTCTTCAGACCATCCCCGTCCTCATTGGTGTATCGCTCGTTGTGTTTTTTATGATGCATTTAATTCCAGGGGATCCAGCTCAGATTATTGCTGGCGAGCAAGCAAATGAAGAACAAGTAGAGCAGATGAGAGAACGGCTCGGTTTAAACGATCCTTACTATGTTCAATACGGGAATTTCATTACGAACGCCGTTCAAGGTGACTTCGGAAATTCGATTCGAAGTGGACGCTCTGTGTCAGGTGAGATCAGCTCAAGGATCTGGGTGACAGTCGAATTAGCCTTTTACAGTACGGTATTGAGTATTTTCTTAGGCCTCATCGCCGGTATTGTGTCAGCTACAAGACGAAATTCAATATCAGACATGTTTATTATGATTTTTGCTTTATTTGGTTTGTCCATGCCAAACTTCTGGTTAGGTCTTATGCTTATTCAATATATTTCTCTTAATTTTGAAGCTATTCCCGTTTCTGGCTGGGGAACGCCTCAACACATTTTACTACCTGTTATAACGTTAGGTACTGCAGGGGCAGCGATTATCGCCCGCATGACGCGGTCAAGTATGCTTGAGATTATTAATCAAGATTACATTCGAACAGCTCGTGCTAAAGGAGTTAAAGAACGTTTAGTTATTTATAAGCACGCATTAAGAAATGCTTTAATCCCTGTTGTAACAGTGGTAGGACTTCAATTTGGTGCGTTGCTAGGCGGAGCTGTCTTAACTGAAACCGTCTTTGCAATTAACGGACTAGGACGCCTTGTTGTCGATGCGATTAACGCAAGGGATTTCCCAATTGTACAAGGAACTGTGCTCGTTCTATCACTTCTCTTTGTTCTAGTAAACTTTCTCGTTGATATCTCTTACCGCTTCTTAAACAAGCGAGTTGAGTTAGATTAA
- a CDS encoding NAD(P)H-dependent oxidoreductase, whose product MTLLYVTANPKREEDSYSLQLGKYFLDVFKNNCSETDITKLDLFEVNIPPLEKEALAAWERVGTNGRDKTVTNPFVEQFLQAEMVVFVTPLWNMSSPPQVKAYIDQLIIPEKTFRFTEEGIKGLASDKTIVHIQSCGGVYSEGPLASLEHGNAYLKTIFSLIGVKNYHHVSIEGTSTFPQEVEERFAKARQEARQLAEILSYNR is encoded by the coding sequence ATGACATTATTGTATGTTACCGCAAACCCGAAACGTGAGGAAGACTCGTATAGTTTACAACTTGGAAAGTATTTTCTGGATGTGTTTAAAAACAACTGTTCAGAGACAGACATAACTAAGCTTGATCTTTTTGAAGTCAACATACCGCCATTAGAGAAAGAGGCGTTAGCTGCTTGGGAAAGGGTTGGAACAAATGGTCGTGATAAAACGGTTACAAATCCATTTGTAGAACAGTTTTTACAGGCGGAAATGGTGGTTTTTGTCACTCCTTTATGGAATATGAGCTCTCCACCTCAAGTAAAGGCATATATCGACCAATTAATTATTCCTGAAAAAACATTCCGTTTTACTGAGGAGGGTATTAAAGGGTTGGCATCCGATAAAACGATTGTTCATATACAATCTTGCGGAGGCGTTTACTCTGAAGGGCCGTTGGCCTCTTTGGAGCATGGCAATGCGTATCTCAAAACCATCTTTAGCCTCATCGGGGTTAAGAACTATCATCACGTCAGTATTGAAGGGACGAGTACCTTTCCTCAAGAGGTGGAAGAAAGGTTTGCAAAAGCAAGACAAGAGGCACGTCAGTTAGCAGAAATATTAAGTTATAATAGATAA
- a CDS encoding ABC transporter ATP-binding protein: protein MLDNPKTIIDVSELQTSFYTSKGEVKAVDGVSFDVPSGKTLGIVGESGSGKSITSLSIMRLIESPGKVKGGSITFNGEDLLAKSEAEMRHIRGNQISMIFQEPMTSLNPVFTIGDQIAESYMIHEKLSKKEALKKALSMLELVGIPSPKDRLKAYPYELSGGMRQRAMIAIALACNPELLIADEPTTALDVTIQAQILRLINRLQDELGMSMILITHDLGVVAETCDYVAVMYAGNIVEYADVHTLFNAPKHPYTVGLLKSLPRHDIDQDELEVIKGMVPRPDELPEGCRFAPRCPFATKLCEEKLPSLENIDDKNQVRCWIHTDEWDGPEVNVKDDYGTAQSQKS from the coding sequence ATGTTGGATAACCCTAAAACAATTATAGATGTTAGCGAGTTACAAACCTCGTTTTATACTAGTAAGGGCGAAGTGAAAGCAGTGGATGGCGTCAGCTTTGATGTACCTAGTGGTAAAACACTTGGTATCGTTGGAGAATCTGGGTCCGGAAAAAGTATTACCTCCCTTTCGATCATGCGCTTGATTGAATCTCCCGGAAAAGTTAAAGGGGGTTCTATCACCTTTAACGGTGAAGATCTCCTAGCTAAGAGCGAAGCAGAAATGCGACATATTCGCGGCAATCAAATTTCAATGATTTTCCAAGAGCCGATGACGTCTTTAAATCCTGTGTTTACAATTGGCGATCAAATTGCCGAATCATACATGATTCATGAAAAACTATCGAAAAAAGAAGCACTGAAAAAAGCGTTAAGCATGCTTGAGCTTGTTGGGATTCCATCCCCTAAGGACCGGTTAAAAGCCTATCCTTATGAATTGTCAGGAGGAATGCGTCAAAGGGCGATGATTGCAATTGCACTTGCCTGTAATCCAGAGTTGCTTATCGCCGATGAACCAACAACCGCATTAGACGTGACAATTCAGGCACAAATTCTTCGTCTCATTAATCGCTTACAGGATGAACTTGGCATGTCAATGATCTTAATCACACATGATCTTGGTGTCGTAGCTGAAACCTGTGATTATGTCGCGGTTATGTATGCAGGTAACATTGTAGAATATGCAGATGTTCATACCCTGTTCAATGCACCTAAACACCCATACACAGTTGGGTTGTTAAAATCATTACCAAGACACGATATTGATCAAGATGAGTTGGAAGTTATTAAAGGGATGGTCCCAAGACCTGATGAGCTGCCTGAAGGCTGTAGATTCGCACCTCGGTGTCCCTTCGCTACAAAGTTATGTGAAGAGAAGCTTCCTTCACTTGAAAATATCGATGACAAAAACCAAGTCCGCTGTTGGATTCATACCGACGAATGGGACGGCCCGGAGGTGAACGTGAAAGATGACTACGGAACTGCTCAAAGTCAAAAATCTTAA
- a CDS encoding dipeptide ABC transporter ATP-binding protein has product MTTELLKVKNLKQYFPIKGGIFGRKINDVKAVDDVTFSVKAGETLSIVGESGCGKSTTGRAILRLDEPTSGEVSFQGQDLLSLNKSQMRKMRKDLQIIFQDPYASINPRQTVRQVLSEAMEIQNVLPRKDREARMLELMETVGLGSHQLDRFPHEFSGGQRQRIGIARALAVDPKLIICDESVSALDVSIQAQVLNLLKKLQKELNLTYLFIAHDLGVVRHISDRVLVMYLGKIVEIADKKSLFDNPKHPYTKTLLSAIPVPDPSKKKDQIILKGDVPSPINPPSGCRFHTRCPFATDKCKEEIPELRTTDINMAEGHQAACHYIEEIESGERQPNY; this is encoded by the coding sequence ATGACTACGGAACTGCTCAAAGTCAAAAATCTTAAACAATATTTTCCTATTAAAGGCGGGATCTTTGGCAGGAAAATTAATGATGTCAAAGCTGTTGATGATGTCACTTTTTCAGTAAAGGCCGGTGAAACGTTAAGTATCGTTGGCGAATCTGGCTGTGGAAAATCCACGACTGGGCGAGCGATCTTGCGCCTTGATGAACCAACATCAGGTGAGGTGTCGTTTCAGGGACAGGATTTACTATCTTTAAACAAGTCACAAATGCGGAAAATGCGTAAAGATCTACAAATTATTTTCCAAGATCCTTATGCTTCGATTAATCCTCGACAAACCGTACGACAAGTACTAAGTGAAGCTATGGAGATCCAAAATGTTCTTCCTAGAAAAGACCGTGAAGCTCGAATGCTTGAACTAATGGAAACTGTTGGCCTTGGTTCTCACCAATTAGACCGTTTTCCACATGAATTCAGTGGTGGTCAAAGACAGCGTATTGGTATCGCACGAGCGCTGGCTGTTGATCCGAAATTGATTATCTGTGATGAATCTGTTTCGGCCCTTGATGTTTCTATTCAAGCTCAAGTACTTAATTTGCTGAAGAAGTTGCAGAAAGAACTCAACCTAACTTATCTGTTCATCGCCCATGATTTAGGTGTCGTTAGACATATCTCAGACCGAGTACTCGTTATGTATCTCGGAAAAATCGTGGAGATTGCTGATAAAAAGTCACTTTTTGACAACCCTAAGCACCCATACACTAAAACATTGTTGTCGGCCATCCCGGTTCCTGATCCAAGTAAAAAGAAGGACCAAATTATTCTTAAAGGGGATGTCCCTTCACCAATTAATCCGCCTTCAGGCTGTCGTTTCCATACGCGCTGTCCTTTTGCAACCGATAAATGTAAAGAAGAAATTCCTGAGTTACGAACAACTGATATTAATATGGCTGAAGGGCATCAAGCTGCCTGCCACTATATAGAAGAAATTGAGTCAGGTGAACGTCAACCTAATTATTAA